A window of Desulforamulus hydrothermalis Lam5 = DSM 18033 contains these coding sequences:
- a CDS encoding RNA-binding S4 domain-containing protein has protein sequence MTQKIKVNTEIRLDQFLKWANITDTGGQSKILIQSGQVKVNGVTETRRGKKLKANDTVEVAGAGSFMVVM, from the coding sequence ATGACCCAAAAAATAAAAGTTAACACTGAAATAAGACTGGATCAATTTTTAAAGTGGGCTAACATAACTGATACAGGCGGTCAAAGCAAAATACTGATTCAGTCAGGTCAGGTAAAAGTAAACGGAGTTACTGAAACCCGGCGGGGTAAAAAACTTAAAGCCAACGATACGGTAGAAGTGGCCGGCGCGGGAAGTTTTATGGTTGTGATGTGA
- the dnaA gene encoding chromosomal replication initiator protein DnaA gives MQSDILARWEQVLIRLEKQVNKHSFETWLARCKPVAHYDNTIIIEVPDHFSKGWLADRYAPLIKQAYESILHREISLQFILAGQEVDQPKPKERLQEDTYINILNPRYTFDTFVIGNSNRFAHAASLAVAESPAKAYNPLFIYGGVGLGKTHLMHAIGHYILENNPRLKVAYVTSEKFTNELINSIRDDQTVEFRNKYRSMDILLIDDIQFLEKKERTQEEFFHTFNTLYEANKQIIISSDRPPKEIATLEDRLRSRFEWGLITDIQPPDYETRVAILRKKAQLEGISNIPDETIAFIADKIHSNIRELEGALIRVSAFSSLEKREATPHLAAEVLKDVISPSKPKVITVSLIMQCVADFYGLRIDDLKAKKRTRSVAFPRQVAMYLTRELTDLSLPKIGDEFGGRDHTTVLHACEKIVADLPGDPVLQETIKELKKRISE, from the coding sequence ATGCAAAGCGATATTCTGGCCAGGTGGGAACAGGTTTTAATCCGCTTGGAAAAACAGGTAAACAAACATTCCTTTGAAACCTGGCTCGCCCGTTGTAAGCCGGTGGCTCACTATGACAATACGATTATTATAGAAGTCCCTGATCACTTTTCCAAAGGCTGGCTGGCTGACCGCTACGCACCGCTGATTAAACAGGCTTACGAATCAATTCTGCACCGGGAAATATCTTTGCAATTTATTCTGGCAGGTCAAGAAGTTGACCAACCTAAACCAAAGGAAAGATTACAGGAAGATACTTATATTAATATTCTTAATCCCAGATATACCTTTGACACCTTTGTCATCGGCAACAGCAACCGCTTTGCCCATGCGGCTTCCCTGGCGGTGGCGGAATCACCGGCCAAAGCCTATAACCCTTTATTTATTTATGGCGGGGTTGGTTTAGGCAAAACCCACCTGATGCATGCCATTGGCCATTATATATTAGAAAACAATCCTCGTTTAAAGGTTGCCTATGTTACCTCAGAAAAATTTACCAATGAATTGATTAACTCCATTCGGGATGATCAAACGGTAGAATTCCGCAATAAATATCGCAGCATGGATATTCTTTTAATTGACGACATTCAATTTTTGGAGAAGAAAGAACGAACCCAGGAAGAATTTTTCCATACATTTAATACCCTGTATGAAGCCAATAAACAAATTATTATTTCCAGCGATCGCCCGCCCAAAGAAATTGCTACCCTGGAAGACAGGCTGCGCTCCCGTTTTGAGTGGGGATTAATTACTGATATACAGCCGCCTGATTATGAAACAAGGGTAGCTATTTTAAGGAAGAAAGCTCAATTAGAAGGTATTTCCAATATACCTGACGAGACTATTGCTTTTATTGCCGACAAAATTCATTCCAACATTCGGGAACTGGAAGGCGCTTTAATCCGGGTCAGCGCTTTTTCTTCCTTAGAAAAAAGAGAAGCCACTCCCCATTTGGCGGCAGAAGTGTTAAAGGATGTTATTTCACCCAGTAAGCCGAAAGTAATTACGGTGTCATTAATTATGCAATGCGTGGCTGATTTTTACGGCTTGCGTATTGATGATTTAAAAGCTAAAAAAAGAACCCGGTCAGTGGCTTTTCCCAGACAAGTAGCCATGTATCTCACCCGGGAATTAACCGACTTATCCCTGCCCAAGATCGGTGATGAATTCGGCGGCCGGGACCATACCACCGTACTGCACGCCTGCGAAAAAATTGTGGCTGACCTGCCCGGCGACCCGGTACTGCAGGAAACCATCAAAGAATTAAAAAAACGTATCAGTGAATAA
- the jag gene encoding RNA-binding cell elongation regulator Jag/EloR translates to MKVVEKVGKTIDEAIEHGLQEFGVLRDEVIIEVLEEPSKGLFGIIGSRPARVRLTLKDNPARRTDRLLKDIFRAMEIPVEMDIQEREQVLQVSLQGPDLGVLIGRRGETLDALQYLVNLAVNKNQEQKRKVILDVEGYRRRREETLQKLAMRLADKAKMRGRSVVLEPMNSQERRIIHTALQGRDDIYTFSEGEEPFRKIIISPKK, encoded by the coding sequence TTGAAGGTAGTAGAAAAGGTCGGTAAGACCATTGATGAAGCCATTGAGCATGGCCTGCAGGAATTCGGGGTATTGCGGGACGAAGTTATTATTGAAGTATTGGAAGAACCTTCTAAGGGTTTATTCGGTATTATTGGTTCTCGTCCTGCCCGGGTAAGATTAACCTTGAAGGACAACCCTGCCAGGAGAACAGACCGGTTGTTAAAAGATATTTTTCGGGCCATGGAAATTCCCGTGGAGATGGATATTCAGGAAAGGGAGCAGGTATTGCAGGTTAGTTTACAGGGGCCGGATTTGGGCGTATTAATCGGACGCCGGGGTGAAACACTGGATGCTTTGCAATACCTGGTTAATCTGGCTGTTAACAAAAACCAAGAACAAAAACGGAAAGTTATTTTGGATGTTGAAGGCTACCGCCGGCGTCGCGAGGAAACTCTGCAAAAACTGGCTATGCGGCTGGCTGATAAGGCAAAAATGCGGGGCCGCAGTGTTGTACTGGAGCCTATGAATTCCCAAGAACGAAGGATAATTCATACCGCCCTGCAGGGACGGGATGATATTTATACTTTCAGTGAAGGTGAAGAGCCCTTTAGAAAAATTATAATTTCGCCAAAAAAATAA
- the rpmH gene encoding 50S ribosomal protein L34, which produces MKRTFQPKNRRHKKVHGFLKRMSTKSGRNVLKRRRLKGRKRLTA; this is translated from the coding sequence TTGAAGCGCACATTTCAGCCAAAGAACCGCCGGCATAAAAAGGTACACGGTTTTTTAAAGAGAATGTCTACTAAATCGGGCCGCAACGTACTAAAAAGAAGACGCTTAAAAGGTAGAAAACGTTTGACTGCATAA
- the rnpA gene encoding ribonuclease P protein component has product MEKFISLKKNSDFQTVYRHGMSAANRYLVLYQFPNKGCGRRFGFSISKKVGKAVCRNRLRRILKEICRLNLERFPDRHDFVFIVRQAASDQNYHQMEKHVWHVLGKLNHQERE; this is encoded by the coding sequence ATGGAAAAGTTTATATCTTTAAAGAAGAATTCTGATTTTCAAACTGTTTACCGTCATGGAATGTCAGCAGCAAACCGTTATCTGGTGTTATATCAATTTCCTAATAAGGGTTGTGGTCGCAGGTTTGGTTTTTCCATCAGTAAAAAAGTTGGTAAAGCTGTTTGCCGTAACCGTTTGCGTCGTATTTTAAAGGAAATCTGCAGGCTTAATTTAGAGCGTTTTCCTGATCGACACGATTTTGTATTTATTGTTCGGCAGGCTGCCTCTGATCAGAACTATCATCAAATGGAAAAACATGTGTGGCATGTTCTGGGTAAACTTAATCATCAGGAGAGGGAATAA
- the remB gene encoding extracellular matrix regulator RemB translates to MFLHLGGDVVVLKKDIIAILDARTKNSAITREFIEIAKDEGFIQPVSNQEKEKSFVITSKEIFVSPISCTTLKKRSDNITDNTEDEA, encoded by the coding sequence GTGTTTTTGCATTTAGGCGGGGATGTGGTAGTGTTAAAAAAAGATATTATTGCCATCTTGGATGCCCGGACAAAAAATTCAGCCATTACCAGGGAATTCATTGAGATTGCCAAAGATGAAGGGTTTATCCAACCGGTGTCCAACCAGGAAAAAGAGAAGTCTTTTGTGATTACCAGTAAGGAGATATTTGTTTCGCCAATTTCTTGCACTACTTTAAAAAAGAGATCAGACAACATCACGGACAATACAGAAGATGAGGCTTAA
- the dnaN gene encoding DNA polymerase III subunit beta has product MKVICTRQNLVQGVTTAQRAVSAKNTMPVLAGILITARDHYLEFQATDMEMGIQCTVPCTVQEAGSIVLPAKYLGEIVRRLPDAPIQIETGQGTNVVIRYGQSEISINGFHDEEFPVFPKQQGKTSITIPEEDLKEYLRQILFATSTEETRPVFTGVLMELSEGNLRLVATDTHRLALRDVKINTEISDVSMIIPGKTLNELARVIGAADQEVTISLAENTVIFGMEDTVLVSRLIEGQFPNYRQVIPQSYKTRIRVKTKELLESVERASLLARVGTQIIRLHIEQDKIIITANTEVGRIHEEIAVYLQGEPMQIAFNANYLIDALRACGSDNIYLDLSGPLSPGILRPVEGEDYLSLILPMRTI; this is encoded by the coding sequence ATGAAAGTAATCTGTACCCGTCAGAACCTGGTCCAGGGTGTTACCACCGCCCAGCGGGCCGTTTCTGCGAAAAACACCATGCCTGTTTTAGCCGGCATACTTATTACCGCCCGGGATCATTACCTGGAGTTTCAAGCCACCGATATGGAAATGGGTATTCAATGCACCGTTCCTTGCACGGTGCAAGAAGCTGGTTCCATCGTGTTGCCTGCCAAGTATCTGGGTGAGATTGTCAGAAGATTGCCGGACGCACCCATACAAATTGAAACCGGTCAGGGTACCAATGTTGTCATACGGTACGGCCAATCCGAAATTTCCATAAACGGTTTTCACGATGAGGAATTTCCTGTTTTCCCTAAGCAACAAGGAAAAACTTCCATCACTATACCCGAAGAGGATTTAAAAGAATACCTGCGGCAAATTCTTTTTGCAACTTCCACAGAGGAAACCCGTCCTGTCTTTACCGGTGTACTGATGGAATTGAGCGAAGGAAACTTGCGCCTGGTGGCTACCGATACTCACCGCTTGGCCCTGCGGGATGTTAAAATTAATACCGAGATATCAGATGTGAGCATGATTATCCCTGGCAAAACATTAAATGAATTGGCCAGGGTAATTGGTGCTGCTGATCAAGAGGTTACTATTTCCCTGGCAGAAAATACAGTTATCTTTGGCATGGAAGATACCGTGCTGGTTTCCCGGTTAATTGAAGGGCAGTTTCCCAATTACCGGCAGGTTATACCGCAAAGCTATAAAACCAGAATACGGGTTAAGACGAAAGAACTGCTGGAATCTGTCGAACGGGCCTCTTTATTGGCCAGAGTAGGTACACAAATAATTCGTTTACATATCGAACAAGATAAAATTATTATTACCGCCAATACCGAAGTGGGCAGAATCCACGAAGAAATTGCGGTATATTTGCAAGGGGAACCCATGCAAATTGCCTTTAATGCCAATTATTTGATTGATGCCCTGCGGGCTTGCGGCAGTGACAACATTTACTTGGATTTATCCGGCCCCTTGAGCCCCGGTATTTTACGGCCGGTGGAAGGCGAAGATTACCTCTCGCTGATTTTACCGATGCGCACTATTTAA
- the yidD gene encoding membrane protein insertion efficiency factor YidD, protein MRQVVLLGLMFYQKFISPLKPPTCRFYPTCSEYSIQAVKKYGVVKGLWLTVKRLAKCHPFHPGGYDPV, encoded by the coding sequence ATGCGGCAGGTTGTTTTGCTTGGCCTCATGTTTTATCAAAAGTTTATTTCTCCTTTAAAGCCGCCTACTTGCCGGTTTTACCCTACATGTTCTGAATATTCGATACAAGCTGTCAAAAAGTACGGAGTGGTCAAGGGGCTGTGGTTAACTGTAAAAAGATTGGCTAAATGCCATCCCTTCCACCCGGGCGGATATGACCCCGTTTAA
- the recF gene encoding DNA replication/repair protein RecF (All proteins in this family for which functions are known are DNA-binding proteins that assist the filamentation of RecA onto DNA for the initiation of recombination or recombinational repair.) — MLVSSVTLRNFRNYKEQVWQPHPAVNLITGPNAQGKTNLLEAVYYSLRGRSFRAERDKDIIRWQTEQTWLQTKVVYQDRHLTIEWKIKEGNKKLLVNGSETPRNRLDYLGVILFCPEDLSLVKGSPQERRRFLDYDVGPLSPSYSGTWRQYARVLTQRNTLLKEIRDRRASRDMLEIWDEQLFRYGARLIYLRLQVLSKLIPIARRIHHELTGGNEELQAKYLSSLVLEPGLQEAQIYQIFAAASQRVRQSEIQRCQTLLGPHRDDLAVLINGTEARVFGSQGQQRTVTLSFKLSQLELWFKEYGHYPLLLLDDVLFELDRRRQTMLLQRVLNRVQTFITTSFTGNIEKTIGGAGALWQVNDGSLTKKEEL; from the coding sequence TTGCTGGTATCCAGTGTTACACTAAGGAATTTCCGCAATTACAAAGAACAGGTATGGCAGCCCCACCCGGCAGTTAATTTAATTACCGGCCCCAATGCCCAGGGTAAAACCAATTTACTGGAAGCTGTTTATTACAGTCTGCGGGGGCGTTCTTTCCGGGCCGAAAGAGATAAGGACATTATACGCTGGCAAACCGAGCAAACCTGGCTGCAAACCAAAGTGGTCTATCAGGATCGGCATTTAACAATTGAATGGAAAATTAAGGAAGGTAACAAAAAGTTACTGGTTAACGGTTCAGAAACACCTCGCAACCGGTTAGATTACCTGGGCGTTATTTTATTTTGTCCGGAGGATTTATCTTTAGTAAAAGGCTCGCCGCAGGAAAGAAGGCGTTTTTTAGATTACGACGTAGGGCCTTTAAGCCCTTCCTACAGCGGCACCTGGCGGCAGTATGCCAGGGTTTTAACCCAGAGAAACACTCTGCTGAAGGAAATCAGAGACCGGCGGGCCAGCCGGGATATGTTGGAAATATGGGATGAGCAACTGTTCAGGTATGGTGCCCGGTTAATTTACCTGCGTCTGCAGGTATTAAGCAAATTAATTCCCATTGCCCGCCGTATTCATCATGAACTAACCGGGGGCAACGAGGAGCTGCAAGCAAAATATCTTTCCTCGCTGGTGTTGGAGCCGGGCTTACAGGAAGCGCAGATATATCAAATATTTGCAGCGGCTTCCCAGAGGGTGCGGCAGTCAGAAATTCAAAGATGCCAGACCCTGTTGGGACCCCACCGTGATGACCTGGCGGTTTTAATTAACGGTACGGAAGCCAGAGTATTTGGTTCGCAAGGGCAGCAGCGTACGGTTACCTTGTCTTTTAAATTGTCCCAGTTGGAGTTATGGTTTAAAGAATATGGCCATTATCCGTTACTGCTGCTGGATGATGTATTGTTTGAACTGGACCGCCGGCGGCAAACAATGCTTTTACAGCGGGTGCTTAACCGGGTGCAAACTTTTATTACCACCAGTTTTACGGGCAATATAGAAAAAACCATCGGGGGAGCCGGTGCCCTTTGGCAGGTAAATGACGGCTCTCTCACGAAAAAGGAGGAATTATAG
- the mnmE gene encoding tRNA uridine-5-carboxymethylaminomethyl(34) synthesis GTPase MnmE, producing the protein MLNDTIVAIATPLGEGSIGVIRISGPEAVAVGRRVFQPKVNRHWYVQDNYKLVYGHVVDPANGEIIDEVLLSVMRGPRSFTAEDVVEISCHGGIVPLRRVLEVVLRQGARLAEPGEFSKRAFLNGRLDLAQAESVIDIIRAKTDAGAKIAISQLGGKLSQQINELQQELLGLLAGIEATIDFPEDDIPDESLQNMVDRCTALIKVFDQLLEHAATGKVYREGLRTVIVGKPNVGKSSLLNALLREQRAIVTDIPGTTRDVIEEVINIKGVPLKLIDTAGFRETQDLVEQLGVEKSRALLQQADLVLLVLDAATGLTDDDLQVVDLVKDKKVLVIINKIDIDRSLIDLRQLQQLISYSDILEISAQKNIGLERLEQSILNLVLAGKVTAADQIVVANSRHKNALERAKEHLEEARRGLLAAVPADLVAIDLKSAWEILGEITGSHVTEDLIDRIFADFCIGK; encoded by the coding sequence GTGTTAAACGACACCATTGTTGCCATTGCTACACCTCTCGGAGAAGGAAGTATCGGTGTCATCCGCATCAGCGGTCCCGAGGCCGTTGCGGTGGGACGACGGGTTTTTCAGCCTAAAGTTAACCGTCACTGGTATGTTCAAGATAATTATAAATTGGTATACGGTCATGTGGTTGATCCGGCAAACGGGGAGATCATTGATGAAGTGCTGCTTTCTGTAATGCGGGGCCCGCGCAGTTTTACAGCGGAAGATGTGGTGGAAATCAGCTGCCACGGCGGCATAGTGCCTTTGCGTCGGGTATTGGAAGTGGTGCTGCGCCAGGGAGCCCGCCTGGCGGAGCCGGGAGAATTCAGCAAGCGGGCCTTTTTGAACGGTCGTCTGGATTTAGCTCAGGCAGAGTCTGTTATTGATATTATCCGGGCCAAAACTGATGCCGGGGCGAAAATAGCCATATCCCAGTTAGGGGGTAAATTATCTCAACAAATTAATGAACTGCAGCAGGAATTGCTTGGTTTATTGGCCGGTATTGAGGCGACCATTGATTTTCCGGAAGATGACATTCCCGATGAAAGTCTGCAAAACATGGTCGATCGTTGTACCGCGCTAATTAAAGTTTTTGATCAACTGTTGGAACATGCGGCTACCGGCAAGGTCTACCGGGAAGGATTGAGAACTGTTATTGTCGGGAAACCTAATGTGGGCAAATCTTCTCTGCTCAACGCCTTACTGAGGGAACAAAGAGCTATTGTCACCGACATTCCCGGCACAACCCGGGATGTGATAGAAGAAGTAATTAATATTAAAGGGGTACCTTTAAAATTAATTGATACCGCAGGGTTTAGAGAAACCCAGGATTTAGTGGAACAATTAGGAGTAGAAAAATCCCGTGCGCTGCTGCAACAGGCCGACTTAGTGCTGCTGGTTTTAGATGCCGCCACCGGATTAACCGATGATGACCTGCAAGTGGTTGATTTAGTGAAAGACAAAAAAGTGCTGGTAATTATCAATAAAATAGATATTGACCGTTCGCTGATTGATTTGCGGCAACTGCAGCAGCTTATCAGTTACAGCGACATTCTGGAAATTTCCGCTCAGAAGAACATCGGGTTGGAACGTCTGGAGCAGTCAATATTAAACTTAGTTTTGGCCGGTAAAGTAACGGCTGCAGATCAAATAGTGGTGGCCAATTCCCGTCATAAAAATGCTCTGGAAAGGGCTAAAGAGCACCTGGAAGAGGCTCGTCGGGGGCTGTTGGCAGCTGTGCCGGCGGATTTAGTGGCTATTGATTTAAAATCAGCCTGGGAAATACTAGGTGAAATAACCGGCAGTCATGTGACCGAAGATTTAATTGACAGGATTTTTGCAGACTTTTGTATAGGTAAATGA
- the gyrB gene encoding DNA topoisomerase (ATP-hydrolyzing) subunit B, which produces MDQQQQTNKYSADQIQVLEGLEAVRRRPGMYIGSTSARGLHHLVYEVVDNSIDEALAGYCDKIAVTVHRDNSVTVEDNGRGIPVDIHPKVGKPAVEVVLTMLHAGGKFGGGGYKVSGGLHGVGVSVVNALSEILSVEIKRNGHIYRQEFARGIPTTELKIIGKSKSTGTKVTFKPDAEIFEELVFSLETLTQRIRELAYLNKGVKITLKDERKDPPVEQVFQFEGGIKDFVKHLNKTKQVLHPKPIYISGEREQVIVEAALQYNDGYTETMLSYANNIHTVDGGTHEIGLKTALTRVVNDYGRNHNILKNNDANLTGEDIREGATIVISVKVPEPQFEGQTKTKLGNSEVRGIVESIFAEKFSTFLDENPSVAKKIIEKAVTAARVREAARKARELTRRKSALETMSLPGKLADCSEKDPSISELYLVEGDSAGGSAKQGRDRRFQAILPLRGKIINVEKARMDKILANEEIRAMITALGTGIGEDFDLNKARYHKIIIMTDADVDGAHIRTLLMTFFYRHMRPLIEAGYLYVAQPPLFRVRKGNLDSYVYSEKELEELLKRIGHDKVNIQRYKGLGEMNPEQLWETTMDPDTRTMLQVTLQDAIEADATFSMLMGDRVEPRRDFIQENARYVRNLDI; this is translated from the coding sequence ATGGACCAACAGCAGCAGACCAATAAATACAGTGCGGATCAAATTCAAGTTCTCGAAGGCCTGGAGGCGGTTCGCCGCCGTCCCGGCATGTATATTGGCAGTACCAGTGCCAGAGGCCTGCACCACCTGGTCTATGAAGTAGTGGATAACAGTATTGACGAAGCCCTGGCCGGTTATTGCGATAAAATTGCGGTTACCGTTCATCGTGATAACTCCGTCACAGTGGAGGATAACGGACGGGGTATTCCGGTGGATATCCACCCTAAAGTTGGCAAACCGGCTGTGGAAGTAGTATTAACCATGCTGCATGCCGGGGGTAAATTTGGCGGCGGCGGGTACAAGGTTTCCGGCGGCTTGCACGGGGTGGGCGTGTCAGTTGTGAACGCCCTGTCAGAAATACTTTCCGTAGAAATTAAACGAAACGGCCATATATACAGGCAGGAGTTTGCCCGGGGTATACCAACCACAGAACTTAAGATAATTGGCAAAAGCAAATCCACCGGTACGAAGGTGACTTTTAAACCGGATGCCGAAATTTTTGAAGAACTGGTATTCAGCCTGGAAACCCTGACCCAACGAATCAGGGAACTGGCTTACTTAAATAAAGGCGTAAAAATTACCCTGAAGGATGAACGTAAAGACCCGCCGGTGGAACAGGTGTTCCAGTTTGAAGGCGGCATTAAGGATTTTGTTAAACACTTAAACAAAACCAAACAAGTGCTGCACCCCAAGCCGATATATATCAGCGGGGAAAGGGAACAAGTTATAGTTGAAGCGGCTTTGCAATACAATGACGGGTATACGGAAACCATGCTGTCCTATGCCAATAATATTCATACGGTGGACGGCGGTACCCATGAAATAGGTTTAAAAACAGCCCTAACCCGGGTTGTTAATGATTACGGCCGCAACCACAATATATTAAAAAACAACGATGCCAACCTTACCGGCGAAGATATTCGGGAAGGTGCTACCATTGTGATCAGTGTTAAAGTACCGGAACCCCAGTTTGAAGGGCAAACCAAAACCAAGCTGGGCAACAGTGAAGTAAGGGGTATCGTTGAATCTATTTTTGCTGAAAAATTTTCCACCTTCCTGGATGAAAACCCCTCAGTGGCCAAAAAAATTATTGAAAAGGCGGTTACCGCCGCCCGAGTCCGGGAGGCTGCCCGTAAAGCCCGGGAACTGACCAGGCGCAAAAGTGCTCTAGAAACCATGTCTTTACCCGGCAAACTGGCGGACTGTTCGGAAAAGGACCCCAGTATCTCCGAATTATATTTAGTGGAGGGCGATTCTGCCGGCGGTTCCGCCAAGCAAGGCAGAGACAGGCGTTTTCAAGCCATCCTGCCGCTGCGGGGTAAAATTATTAACGTGGAAAAGGCCAGGATGGATAAAATTTTGGCCAATGAAGAAATCAGAGCCATGATTACCGCCCTGGGTACCGGTATAGGTGAGGATTTTGACTTAAACAAAGCCCGTTACCATAAAATAATTATTATGACTGATGCTGACGTGGACGGCGCCCATATTCGCACCTTGCTGATGACATTTTTCTATCGGCATATGCGGCCGTTAATCGAAGCCGGCTATTTATATGTGGCTCAGCCGCCGTTATTCAGAGTGCGGAAAGGCAATCTTGACAGTTACGTTTACAGCGAAAAAGAATTGGAAGAGCTGCTAAAAAGGATTGGTCACGACAAAGTTAATATTCAGCGTTATAAAGGGTTGGGCGAGATGAACCCTGAGCAGCTATGGGAAACTACCATGGACCCGGATACCCGAACCATGCTGCAGGTAACCTTGCAGGATGCCATCGAAGCAGATGCAACCTTTTCTATGCTGATGGGCGACCGGGTTGAACCGCGCCGGGATTTTATTCAGGAAAACGCCAGATACGTCAGAAACTTGGATATTTAA
- a CDS encoding YidC/Oxa1 family membrane protein insertase, translating to MFGWFDAIVNGMTALMNWLYELTVNIGVPSYALAIILLTVIIKVALYPLSKKQMHSMVMMQKLAPEIKAIQDKYKNKDPQMMQQKIMELYKEHNVNPMAGCLPLLVQMPILIALYRALYAFPFKNPDHAHFFWVTSLSQKDPYFILPILAAVTTYLQSKLTTNTQDQTQRTMLYMMPLLIGWIASTVPAGLALYWVVFNIVGTIQQWFINKETLQLKEGVTGVEGSRKGR from the coding sequence TTGTTTGGATGGTTTGATGCCATTGTTAACGGCATGACTGCATTGATGAACTGGTTGTATGAACTCACTGTCAATATTGGTGTGCCAAGCTATGCCCTTGCCATTATATTATTGACTGTGATCATTAAAGTGGCATTGTACCCCCTTTCTAAAAAACAGATGCACTCAATGGTAATGATGCAGAAACTGGCCCCTGAAATTAAGGCCATTCAGGATAAGTATAAAAACAAAGACCCGCAAATGATGCAGCAAAAAATTATGGAGCTATATAAAGAGCACAACGTCAACCCAATGGCCGGTTGCTTGCCTTTGTTGGTGCAAATGCCAATTTTGATTGCCCTTTACCGGGCCCTGTACGCATTCCCCTTTAAGAACCCTGATCATGCACACTTTTTTTGGGTAACATCTCTAAGCCAAAAAGATCCTTATTTTATTTTGCCCATATTGGCAGCAGTCACCACTTATTTACAGTCAAAACTGACCACCAATACCCAAGACCAAACCCAGAGAACTATGCTGTATATGATGCCTTTATTAATCGGTTGGATTGCCAGCACGGTACCGGCAGGTTTGGCATTATACTGGGTAGTATTTAATATTGTAGGAACAATTCAACAGTGGTTTATTAATAAAGAGACCCTGCAGCTTAAAGAGGGGGTAACCGGAGTTGAAGGTAGTAGAAAAGGTCGGTAA